A window of Methanoregula sp. genomic DNA:
TATGGAATCCCTGTTCGTTATCAATCGTATCGGCATTACCGGACGATATCCGCATAACCTTGATGTGGTTCTTGAACAATATACCAAAGGAAAGACGGAAAAGATCTTACACGAGACAAAGGAGATACTTACATGGTTGACGCACAAGTCCTCGAAGCGGTAAATTTTTTCAGAGCTCTGGTGAGGGAAAACGGCGTCCATATTAACGATCTTATCCTGTTCGGGTCTTTTAGTACGGGAACCGCAACTCCTGAAAGTGACATCGACATCGCGATTATTTCCAAAGATTTTACCGGCCGCGATATTTTTGAGCGGGCCCTCATGACGAAAGATGCGGAAATAAAGACCGTCAGGAAATTCAAAGTAGCCCTCGATGTACTTACCTTGACTCCGGAAGAATACCGGGATCCGATGTCCCTTATTGCAGGCACGCTCAGAAAAGGAATTGTTGTGCCGACGGTTTCATCCGCTTGAAATTAAAGGGAGGGATTTTCCCGGGACTCGTTTTTCGTGCTCACCATTGGTGCGGCCCCGTCCTCTCTTTCGCTTGCCGGACCCGGAACCGGATCCGGTTCCGGACCCGTCGTCAGGTGCCGGAACCGTGGGCACTGAGCAGCGCCGGTATAGACAGACCGGGAAATGAAGATGAAACAATTTATTCCTCTGAAAACATATGGGAAGATAGAGAGCGTCAAAGGTTTCCCAGATGGCACCAAATTCCAACGAATGGTTACGGCAGGTGCAATACGATATTAATACTTCCGAATCCTGGTCCTACCGATGGGGTAAGACCAGGGCCGCAGGTCAGGAAAGGCAATGCCTGTAAGCAGAAGAAAAATACCAAGGGTCATCCGGAATAGTATCCAAACAGAGTGGGGCACCCATGAGTTGGAATGATTTTGTTTTTTTCCCCGGAATAATCATTGAATTCCTGGGAGTTGTCATCCTCGTTGCCGGAGGTATTACCGGTAGGCCCGTGCTCCTTATCGCCGGGGTGGTAATCATCTGTATCGGCTCTGCATTAACAATCATGCGGATCATACGGCGGGCTCGCAAAGGGGCCGGTTCACCGGATCCGGGTATACGGGCACCGGCAGATGCGTTATCAGAAAAACCGGTGGATTCAACGGTCCTCTACCAGGACCCTCTGGTAAGCATCTCCGGGAACTCGATCACGTTCCACCATTATTCGTTTCCCCTTTTTTTGTCAGACCGGCAGGTTTATTTCCGGGATATTGTCCGCATCGATGTAAAAAAAACGGCTCTCGGGACCGGGAAATGGCGGATCGCGGGGTCTGGTGATTTCCGGACTTGGTTCCCGATGGACTGGGACCGTCCTTCCCGCGACAGGACATTTTTTGCCACGCTGAAAGCAGGGTGGTGGACGATCGGTTTCACGGTGGAGAACTCCTCACGGGTGCTGTCCATCCTGAAAGAACAAGGCCTGCCCATTGTTGAATCGGGAGAATAAAATTCCTCTCTCTCTTCGGTGATTCTCCGCTTTACTCGCGCTGAATTGTTCCCTCCGGGATCCCCTGGCGGCCGCATGCGGTGGGGCGGGGCCGGGCTGGTACTGATTGGGCGGACCTGGAACCGAGTCTAGTACTGGACCCGTCGTCAATTGCCGGGACCGGGGGCACTGAGAAGTGCTAAGTATGCGGGTCGTGCCAAAGATTGGTAATGCAGTTCCCAGGCAAAAGGGAGTTTATATGTTGATTTATTTTATCTGGTATTTTTGTTCTTATTGTTGATATTAATGATAACATTTCCTTTTGGTCCGGTTCGTCTGGTTCTAACACTATTACTTTTAGGACATTTATGATT
This region includes:
- a CDS encoding nucleotidyltransferase domain-containing protein encodes the protein MVDAQVLEAVNFFRALVRENGVHINDLILFGSFSTGTATPESDIDIAIISKDFTGRDIFERALMTKDAEIKTVRKFKVALDVLTLTPEEYRDPMSLIAGTLRKGIVVPTVSSA